The following proteins are encoded in a genomic region of Leifsonia psychrotolerans:
- the ruvA gene encoding Holliday junction branch migration protein RuvA — protein MISSVRGPVLSAVGSTIVIEVGGVGLAVQTTQSTALSVRIGDEALLLTTLIVREDSLTLFGFPTAGELAVFELLVGVTGVGPKSALGVLAALTPNQIARAVQTEDDGAFRKVSGIGPKTAKLIVLSLAGKVHLTEDAGAPVGRPTGAAGGVAATVQTALIGLGWPERVAIQIVDETMAAANETDQAVVATILRLSLSRLGPAQHTVGNRS, from the coding sequence GTGATCTCTTCAGTTCGTGGCCCCGTTCTCTCCGCCGTCGGCAGCACAATCGTCATTGAAGTCGGGGGAGTGGGCTTGGCCGTGCAAACCACCCAGTCCACCGCGTTGTCGGTGCGTATCGGTGACGAAGCGCTGCTTCTGACCACCCTCATCGTGCGCGAAGATTCGCTCACCCTGTTCGGCTTTCCCACCGCCGGGGAGCTCGCTGTATTTGAGCTTCTGGTCGGCGTCACCGGGGTCGGCCCCAAATCGGCCTTGGGCGTGCTTGCGGCTCTCACCCCGAACCAGATCGCTCGGGCCGTACAGACCGAAGACGATGGAGCCTTCCGCAAGGTGAGCGGAATCGGCCCGAAGACGGCGAAGCTCATCGTGCTGTCTTTGGCGGGCAAGGTGCACCTGACGGAGGATGCCGGAGCTCCAGTTGGTCGCCCGACCGGTGCCGCCGGTGGTGTCGCCGCCACGGTGCAGACCGCCTTGATCGGCTTGGGCTGGCCAGAGCGAGTTGCGATACAGATCGTTGACGAGACGATGGCGGCAGCAAACGAGACCGATCAAGCTGTTGTGGCCACGATCCTGCGCCTGTCGCTGTCTCGACTCGGCCCAGCTCAGCACACGGTCGGGAATCGCTCATGA
- the yajC gene encoding preprotein translocase subunit YajC gives MDLMTLVMLAVLALLVFFMFRNGRKRKADQEKLQTTIVAGADVMTNFGLYGTIVSIDEEENKVALEIAPGTTVQIHRQTIARVVEPRDVEVLTDDEHAGVELNQDHATLLGEPEFGQRVDHDDIEPKKGDA, from the coding sequence ATGGATCTGATGACCCTCGTCATGCTCGCCGTCTTGGCGCTGCTCGTTTTCTTCATGTTCCGCAATGGGCGCAAGCGCAAAGCCGACCAGGAGAAGCTGCAGACGACCATCGTCGCCGGCGCAGACGTGATGACGAACTTCGGTCTTTACGGCACCATCGTGTCGATTGACGAAGAAGAGAACAAGGTCGCGCTTGAGATCGCGCCCGGCACCACCGTGCAGATCCACCGTCAGACCATCGCCCGTGTGGTTGAGCCCCGCGACGTCGAGGTCCTGACCGATGATGAGCACGCCGGTGTAGAGCTCAACCAGGACCACGCCACTCTCCTGGGTGAGCCCGAGTTCGGCCAGCGTGTCGACCACGACGACATTGAGCCCAAAAAGGGCGACGCGTAA
- the ruvC gene encoding crossover junction endodeoxyribonuclease RuvC, whose protein sequence is MRVLGIDPGLTRCGVGVVDVAGNRRATLVDVTVLRSTADMPLERRLLLISQGIEELLDRHQPQFVAIERVFAQQNVSTVMGVAQISGVALVLAAERNLPVTLHTPSEVKAAITGYGNAEKKQVGTMVARILGLAEIPKPADAADALALAICHAWRTGAAGGTLPTATSVAASEVGAPRAALTPAQQAWRAAEQKAGSSVVPRSLKR, encoded by the coding sequence GTGCGGGTGCTCGGCATCGACCCGGGCCTCACCCGCTGTGGCGTCGGTGTTGTCGACGTTGCCGGCAACCGCCGGGCAACATTGGTCGACGTGACGGTGCTGCGCAGCACAGCTGATATGCCGCTTGAACGGCGACTGTTGCTGATCAGTCAGGGCATCGAAGAACTGCTCGACCGCCACCAGCCACAATTCGTGGCGATCGAGCGGGTTTTCGCGCAGCAGAACGTCAGCACCGTGATGGGCGTGGCCCAGATCAGTGGCGTCGCGTTGGTACTCGCGGCCGAGCGCAACCTTCCGGTCACCCTGCACACGCCAAGCGAGGTGAAAGCCGCGATCACCGGCTACGGTAACGCCGAGAAGAAACAGGTCGGCACCATGGTGGCCCGCATCCTCGGCCTGGCCGAGATTCCGAAGCCTGCGGATGCCGCCGATGCGTTGGCCCTCGCGATCTGCCATGCCTGGCGCACGGGCGCGGCCGGCGGAACCCTGCCGACTGCGACATCCGTTGCCGCATCCGAAGTCGGCGCGCCCCGGGCGGCGCTGACACCCGCACAACAAGCATGGCGCGCCGCGGAGCAGAAGGCGGGCTCGTCGGTCGTGCCGCGTAGTCTAAAGCGGTGA
- the secF gene encoding protein translocase subunit SecF, with amino-acid sequence MASFSQFGNDLHTGKRSFNIVGKRKVWYLVAAVMILIAIVGPLLRGGFVFGIEFTGGSTFVVSDVAAQGQTPASDAVANVVPDAVARVTTVGTNSIQVQTDQLTSNDSRDVSTALAKAYDVPETQVTSSFIGPSWGADITGQALRGLLIFLALAAVVMALYFRTWKMSLAAMIALLHDLIITAGFYGLTGFEITPAAVIGFLTILGYSLYDTVVVFDKVRENTAEESNRTFAGSVNLAVNQTLVRSINTSVVAVLPVASILVIGAFILGAGTLRDISLALLIGMIVGTYSTIFIAAPLYANLREGEPAIRKADKKALALQAKASQDAKAEVSA; translated from the coding sequence ATGGCCAGCTTCTCCCAGTTCGGTAACGACCTGCACACGGGCAAACGCTCGTTCAACATTGTCGGTAAGCGCAAGGTCTGGTACCTGGTTGCGGCCGTGATGATTCTTATCGCCATCGTCGGACCACTGCTGCGTGGTGGGTTCGTCTTTGGCATCGAGTTCACCGGTGGCTCAACATTCGTCGTGTCGGATGTCGCGGCACAAGGCCAGACACCGGCATCCGATGCCGTCGCCAATGTCGTTCCGGACGCCGTTGCACGGGTGACAACTGTGGGCACGAACTCGATCCAGGTACAGACCGACCAGCTCACCTCGAACGATAGCCGCGACGTCAGCACCGCCCTGGCGAAGGCGTATGACGTTCCGGAGACCCAGGTCACCTCGTCATTCATCGGGCCGTCGTGGGGCGCGGATATCACCGGTCAGGCGCTGCGCGGTCTGTTGATCTTCCTCGCTCTTGCAGCCGTCGTCATGGCTTTGTACTTCCGCACCTGGAAGATGTCGCTTGCGGCAATGATCGCCCTCCTGCACGACCTCATCATCACTGCCGGGTTCTACGGGTTGACCGGCTTTGAGATCACGCCGGCCGCAGTGATCGGATTCCTGACGATCCTGGGTTACTCGCTGTACGACACCGTCGTGGTGTTTGACAAGGTGCGCGAAAACACTGCGGAGGAGTCGAACCGCACGTTTGCCGGATCGGTCAACTTGGCTGTCAACCAGACCCTGGTGCGCTCCATCAACACCTCGGTCGTGGCGGTACTCCCCGTGGCGTCCATTCTGGTGATCGGTGCGTTCATCCTGGGAGCCGGCACACTGCGCGATATCTCGCTTGCCCTGCTCATCGGTATGATCGTCGGTACCTATTCGACAATCTTCATCGCCGCGCCTCTTTACGCGAACCTGCGTGAAGGAGAGCCGGCCATCCGCAAGGCAGACAAGAAGGCGCTGGCTCTGCAGGCGAAAGCCAGCCAGGACGCAAAGGCCGAGGTCAGCGCGTAG
- a CDS encoding DUF349 domain-containing protein codes for MTTTDQQPWGRVDETGTVYVREASGERAVGQYPDATPEEALAYFERKYVELNGQVTLLEQRAKGGAPAADIAKAVANLQAALVNANAVGNLAALTERLGALGGAVTELTEQQSAESKAQAAAALAERALIVEEAERLAAEDPAKTQWKQASAALDALFSRWQAHQHDAPRIPKGEANELWKRFRAARTIIEQNRKAFFAELDSSHKDVRNRKQQLIAQAEALAPQGADGINTYRNLLDDWKLAGRSGKKQDDAMWAKFKAAGDVLYGAKSEIEAVENEEFAGNLELKLALLTEAEPLLTETDRTKARTALSAIQRQWDEIGKVPRDQVKVIEERMRKVEAAVRKLDDDHWKRNNPETKARTEGLTGQLNSAIAKLEAALAAAEASKDAKAIAEATEALETRKAWLKAIGQ; via the coding sequence TTGACTACGACAGATCAGCAACCATGGGGTCGCGTAGACGAAACCGGCACGGTTTACGTGCGCGAGGCGTCGGGCGAGCGTGCCGTCGGGCAGTATCCTGACGCCACTCCCGAAGAGGCATTGGCCTACTTCGAGCGCAAATATGTCGAACTGAACGGCCAGGTCACTCTGCTCGAACAGCGTGCCAAGGGCGGCGCGCCAGCGGCAGACATCGCCAAGGCCGTCGCGAATCTGCAGGCCGCGCTCGTCAATGCGAATGCCGTTGGAAACCTTGCCGCTCTCACTGAGCGTCTGGGCGCCCTCGGTGGCGCAGTGACCGAGTTGACCGAGCAGCAGAGTGCAGAGTCGAAGGCACAGGCTGCCGCCGCTCTGGCCGAGCGCGCACTCATTGTCGAAGAGGCCGAGCGCCTCGCCGCCGAAGATCCGGCCAAGACGCAGTGGAAGCAGGCCAGCGCGGCTCTCGACGCTCTGTTCAGCCGCTGGCAGGCGCACCAGCACGACGCGCCCCGCATTCCGAAGGGTGAGGCGAACGAGCTCTGGAAGCGATTCCGTGCCGCACGCACCATCATCGAGCAGAACCGCAAGGCGTTCTTTGCCGAACTCGATAGCTCACACAAGGACGTCCGCAACCGCAAGCAGCAGCTCATCGCGCAGGCCGAAGCTCTCGCACCGCAGGGCGCCGACGGCATCAACACGTACCGCAATCTGCTCGACGACTGGAAGCTGGCCGGACGCAGCGGTAAGAAGCAGGACGACGCCATGTGGGCGAAGTTCAAGGCTGCCGGAGACGTGCTCTACGGCGCGAAGTCTGAGATTGAGGCAGTCGAGAACGAGGAGTTTGCGGGCAACCTCGAGTTGAAGCTGGCCCTCCTTACCGAGGCCGAGCCGCTGCTCACTGAAACTGACCGCACCAAGGCCCGCACCGCTCTCAGCGCCATCCAGCGTCAATGGGATGAAATCGGCAAGGTTCCGCGCGACCAAGTCAAGGTCATCGAGGAGCGCATGCGCAAGGTGGAAGCCGCCGTGCGCAAGCTGGACGACGACCATTGGAAGCGCAACAACCCCGAGACGAAGGCTCGCACCGAGGGCCTCACTGGTCAGCTGAACAGCGCCATCGCCAAGCTGGAGGCCGCACTGGCCGCCGCAGAGGCGAGCAAGGATGCCAAGGCGATCGCCGAGGCCACCGAGGCACTGGAAACGCGTAAGGCGTGGCTGAAGGCGATCGGCCAGTAG
- the ruvB gene encoding Holliday junction branch migration DNA helicase RuvB: MNADLTGHESEIELTNPRVEGDVELAFEGALRPQSLAEFVGQEKVRGQLQLLLTAAAMQKRTPDHILLAGPPGLGKTTLAMIVAHEDNRPLRMSSGPAIQHAGDLAAVLSSLMPGEVLFIDEIHRMARSAEEMLYLAMEDFRIDIMVGKGAGATSVPLELAPFTLVGATTRAGLLPNPLRDRFGFTAHLEFYAEHELEQVLTRAAPLLGLDIERRALAEIAGRSRGTPRIANRLLRRVRDYALVHGGRADLAAVHAALELYDVDAIGLDRLDREVMNIILTRFGGGPVGLNTLAVSVGEEAETVEAVVEPFLVRIGFLTRTPRGRVATAAAWRHFGLDHPQVGLTLDDL, encoded by the coding sequence ATGAACGCGGATCTGACCGGCCACGAAAGCGAAATCGAACTGACCAATCCCAGGGTCGAGGGCGACGTCGAGTTGGCTTTCGAAGGCGCATTGCGGCCACAGAGCCTGGCCGAGTTCGTCGGTCAAGAGAAGGTGCGCGGTCAGTTACAATTGCTGCTCACCGCGGCGGCCATGCAGAAACGCACACCGGACCATATTCTTTTGGCCGGCCCGCCGGGGCTCGGCAAGACCACGCTAGCTATGATCGTGGCCCATGAAGACAACCGCCCGCTCCGCATGTCGAGTGGCCCCGCCATTCAGCACGCAGGGGACCTCGCCGCAGTGCTCTCGTCGCTGATGCCGGGCGAGGTGCTCTTCATTGACGAGATTCATCGCATGGCCCGGTCCGCCGAAGAAATGCTCTACCTGGCGATGGAAGACTTTCGCATCGACATCATGGTCGGCAAGGGCGCCGGTGCAACGTCAGTGCCACTTGAACTCGCGCCCTTCACGCTGGTCGGCGCCACGACACGCGCGGGTTTGCTCCCCAACCCGTTGCGAGATCGCTTCGGTTTCACCGCCCACCTGGAGTTCTACGCGGAGCACGAACTCGAGCAGGTGTTGACGCGGGCCGCTCCTCTGCTCGGCCTCGACATCGAGCGCCGGGCGCTGGCCGAGATCGCAGGACGTTCCCGGGGTACTCCTCGCATCGCGAACCGGCTTCTGCGGCGGGTTCGCGACTATGCACTCGTGCACGGCGGTCGCGCCGACCTTGCGGCTGTGCACGCCGCTCTCGAGCTCTACGACGTCGACGCGATTGGGCTCGATCGGCTTGACCGCGAGGTGATGAACATCATTTTGACCCGTTTTGGGGGTGGGCCAGTTGGCCTGAATACTCTGGCAGTTTCGGTCGGAGAAGAGGCCGAAACCGTCGAAGCGGTCGTTGAGCCCTTCCTAGTACGGATAGGATTCCTCACGCGGACTCCTCGAGGACGCGTAGCAACTGCCGCAGCGTGGCGGCACTTTGGGCTTGATCATCCTCAGGTAGGTCTCACACTTGATGACTTATAA
- the pdxT gene encoding pyridoxal 5'-phosphate synthase glutaminase subunit PdxT, which yields MSVGVLALQGDFREHADVLRALGADVVHVRRPEELARVNGLVIPGGESSVMDKLSRLFGLAEPLRAAVRLGLPVYGTCAGLIMLADRILDGIEGQESIGGLDIAVRRNAFGSQTASFETDLDIPQFGEPPVHAAFIRAPVVETVGPKATALATLADGRCVAVTQGNLLGTSFHPEITGEYRFHEYFLRTVASAGFNA from the coding sequence CGCCCTCCAGGGTGATTTTCGTGAGCATGCGGATGTTCTGCGCGCGCTCGGCGCCGATGTCGTGCATGTTCGTCGCCCGGAAGAACTGGCCCGTGTCAACGGGCTGGTGATTCCGGGCGGCGAGTCCAGCGTCATGGACAAGCTGTCGCGATTGTTCGGCCTGGCCGAGCCGTTGCGCGCTGCCGTGCGCTTGGGGTTGCCCGTCTACGGAACCTGTGCTGGGCTGATCATGTTGGCTGACCGCATCCTGGACGGCATCGAGGGCCAAGAGAGCATCGGCGGCCTGGACATCGCCGTGCGCCGCAATGCGTTCGGCTCGCAGACGGCCTCGTTCGAGACCGATCTCGACATTCCGCAGTTCGGCGAGCCGCCGGTGCACGCGGCGTTCATTCGCGCACCCGTCGTTGAAACCGTTGGCCCGAAGGCCACGGCGCTGGCCACGCTGGCGGATGGCCGCTGTGTTGCGGTGACGCAGGGCAACCTGCTCGGCACGTCGTTCCACCCCGAGATCACGGGGGAGTACCGCTTTCACGAATACTTCCTGCGTACCGTCGCGTCGGCCGGGTTCAACGCGTAG
- the secD gene encoding protein translocase subunit SecD: MAKSSPVKKARRSLIWLGVIIVGLVAINGLGVAFGGGAWAPKLALDLQGGTQIILAPKLASGQTVSQEQLNQAVSIIRQRIDSSGVSEAEINTQGGQNIVVSIPGTPDAETINRIESSAKLEFRPVLEAGQPSPASMGSDGSTATPSAEPSATPATEPTPAETPTTKPTNASDLAWVTPELQAEYDSFECSSINTTNVAPADKPLITCEEDSSVKYILGPVEVSGENITNATNGQQTTQSGATTGVWAVNIVFDATGTKQFASVTQRLSGLQGVQNQFAIVLDGSVISAPRTLAVITNGKPEISGNFTQDTSKVLADQLKFGALPISFTVQSNETISATLGSTQLMSGLIAGLIGLILVVIYSLIQYRLLGLVTVASLTVAAIITYLIITILSWREGYRLSLAGVAGLIVAIGITADSFIVYFERVRDELRDGRGLESSVEAGWKRAIRTILASDTVNFLAAAVLFVVAVGNVKGFALTLGLTTIVDVLVVILFTHPMLQLLAQTKFFGEGHRFSGLDPRALGAAYRGRAQFRPSAAVASTKTASSKKEAEKRQTIAERKAAELEAAAQGGSKEGKNS; encoded by the coding sequence GTGGCAAAGTCGTCCCCGGTCAAGAAGGCCCGACGTTCCCTCATCTGGTTAGGCGTCATTATTGTCGGCCTCGTCGCGATCAATGGCTTGGGCGTCGCCTTTGGTGGGGGCGCGTGGGCGCCGAAGCTCGCACTTGACCTTCAGGGCGGCACACAGATTATCTTGGCTCCGAAGCTCGCTTCGGGTCAGACCGTCTCGCAGGAGCAGCTGAATCAGGCTGTGTCCATCATCCGTCAGCGCATTGACTCGTCGGGCGTCTCGGAAGCCGAGATCAACACTCAGGGTGGTCAGAACATCGTTGTGTCGATTCCCGGCACCCCCGACGCGGAAACGATCAACCGGATCGAATCCTCGGCCAAGCTTGAGTTCCGGCCCGTGCTTGAAGCGGGTCAGCCGTCCCCGGCCAGTATGGGCAGCGACGGGAGCACGGCTACGCCGTCTGCCGAGCCGTCCGCCACTCCAGCTACTGAGCCGACACCGGCGGAGACTCCGACGACCAAGCCGACGAACGCCAGCGACCTGGCCTGGGTCACCCCCGAGCTGCAGGCCGAGTACGACTCATTCGAATGCTCCAGCATCAACACGACCAATGTCGCTCCCGCTGACAAGCCTCTGATCACCTGTGAAGAAGACAGCTCGGTCAAGTACATCCTGGGACCGGTCGAGGTCAGCGGCGAGAACATCACCAACGCCACGAACGGCCAGCAGACCACGCAGAGTGGTGCGACCACGGGCGTCTGGGCCGTGAACATCGTCTTCGATGCCACGGGAACCAAGCAGTTCGCCTCCGTAACCCAGCGACTGAGCGGGTTGCAGGGAGTGCAGAACCAGTTCGCCATTGTGCTGGACGGCTCCGTCATCTCTGCTCCTCGAACCCTGGCCGTGATCACCAACGGCAAGCCAGAGATCAGCGGTAACTTCACCCAGGACACGTCGAAGGTTCTTGCCGACCAGCTGAAGTTCGGCGCACTGCCGATCAGCTTCACCGTGCAGAGCAACGAGACCATCTCGGCCACCCTCGGCTCCACCCAGCTGATGAGCGGTCTGATCGCCGGCCTGATCGGTTTGATCTTGGTGGTGATCTATTCACTGATCCAATACCGGCTCCTCGGACTCGTTACAGTGGCTTCGCTCACCGTGGCCGCGATCATCACATACCTGATCATCACGATCCTGTCCTGGCGGGAGGGCTATCGTCTTTCGCTGGCCGGTGTCGCGGGTTTGATCGTCGCGATCGGCATCACGGCCGACTCGTTCATCGTGTACTTCGAGCGGGTTCGTGACGAACTGCGCGACGGACGCGGCCTCGAGTCCTCGGTTGAGGCCGGTTGGAAGCGCGCCATCCGCACCATCCTGGCGTCCGACACGGTCAACTTCCTCGCCGCAGCCGTGCTGTTCGTCGTGGCCGTCGGCAACGTGAAGGGCTTCGCGCTCACACTCGGGCTCACGACGATCGTCGACGTGCTGGTCGTGATCCTGTTCACCCACCCGATGCTTCAGCTGCTCGCTCAGACCAAGTTCTTCGGTGAGGGCCATCGGTTCAGTGGCTTGGACCCCCGTGCTTTGGGAGCCGCCTATCGCGGTCGGGCGCAGTTCCGACCGTCGGCCGCCGTGGCATCCACCAAAACCGCTTCTTCGAAGAAAGAAGCCGAAAAACGTCAGACGATCGCCGAACGGAAGGCCGCCGAACTTGAGGCCGCCGCCCAGGGTGGATCGAAAGAGGGGAAGAATTCCTAA
- a CDS encoding YebC/PmpR family DNA-binding transcriptional regulator: MSGHSKWATTKHKKAITDSRRAKAFAKLIKNIEVAAKMGGADLSGNPTLVDAIQKAKKTSVPNDNIDRAVKRGAGLSGESVDYTTIMYEGYAAHGVAIMIECLTDNKNRAAAEVRTAMKMSGGTMADPGSVAYNFHRKGIVVVPKSAGVTEDDVLMAVLDAGAEEVVDEGETFEVFCEASDLVATRTALQDAGIDYDSADAAFVPSLKVDIDAPTAHKVFRLIDALEDLDDVQNIYSNYDLTPEVQAQLQAESE; the protein is encoded by the coding sequence ATGTCCGGGCACTCCAAGTGGGCCACCACCAAGCACAAGAAGGCCATTACCGACTCGCGTCGGGCCAAGGCGTTTGCGAAGCTGATCAAAAACATCGAAGTTGCCGCCAAGATGGGCGGAGCCGACCTTTCGGGTAACCCGACGCTGGTTGACGCCATCCAGAAGGCGAAGAAGACTTCTGTGCCCAACGACAACATCGACCGCGCCGTCAAGCGCGGTGCTGGTCTGAGTGGCGAGTCTGTCGATTACACGACGATCATGTACGAAGGCTATGCAGCACACGGCGTCGCCATCATGATCGAGTGTCTGACCGACAACAAGAACCGTGCAGCCGCCGAGGTGCGCACCGCCATGAAGATGAGTGGCGGCACCATGGCCGACCCCGGAAGCGTGGCCTACAACTTCCACCGCAAGGGCATCGTGGTCGTTCCGAAATCTGCCGGTGTCACGGAAGACGATGTTCTGATGGCAGTGCTCGACGCCGGTGCCGAAGAAGTGGTCGATGAGGGTGAAACCTTCGAAGTATTCTGCGAGGCCAGCGATCTCGTCGCCACGCGCACGGCGCTGCAGGATGCGGGCATCGATTATGACTCGGCAGATGCCGCATTCGTGCCGTCGCTCAAGGTCGATATCGACGCTCCGACCGCTCACAAGGTGTTTCGCCTGATCGACGCTCTCGAAGACCTCGACGACGTGCAAAACATTTACAGCAACTATGACCTCACTCCCGAGGTTCAGGCGCAGCTTCAGGCTGAGTCAGAGTAA
- a CDS encoding RelA/SpoT family protein: MSETATPSAASLRRLVPRIFSRAQPAGAIENLIKTVRMHHPKAELSIIERAYAAADLAHQGQKRRSGEPYITHPVAVAQILADLGIGPKTVAAALLHDTVEDTEYTLDQLRADFGDEIAMLVDGVTKLDKVKYGDSTQAETVRKMIVAMSKDIRVLIIKLADRLHNARTWGFVPAESAARKATETLEIYAPLAHRLGIQAIKWELEDLSFAVLYPKLYAEIESLVKQRTPQREEFVQQVIDNINDDLKAARIRGKVAGRPKQYYSIYQKMVVRGREFDEIYDLVGIRVLVNSVRDCYAVLGAIHARWTPLPGRFKDYIATPKFNLYQSLHTTVLGPSGRPVEIQIRTQEMHQRAEFGVAAHWKYKEQVNGKSTGVGPHNDTDMAWLAHISDWQAETADPGEFLDSLRYEIGAKEVYVFTPKGRVIGLPAGATPVDFAYAVHTEVGHRTMGSKVNGRLVPLESTLSTGDVVEVFTSKNPDSGPSQDWLNFVKSPRARNKIRQWFTKERRDEAIEQGRDAIARAMRKQNLPLQKLMNQDSFAEVAALMKYEDVSALYAAVGEGHVSTQSVLEKVLASLQTVEEVYSTDLPVAPRGRTQTLRSSDSGILVRGAPDILVKLARCCTPVPGDKIVGFITRGSGVSVHQASCHNVQSLLKEPERMIDVEWAPTSKSLFMVQIQIEALDRSGLLSDVTRVLSEHHVNILSATVNTSSARLALSRFIFEMGDTTHLDRVLNAVRRIDAVYDVYRVSDG, from the coding sequence ATGTCAGAAACGGCGACTCCGTCGGCTGCGTCACTTCGCCGCCTTGTTCCCCGCATCTTTTCTCGGGCTCAGCCGGCCGGTGCGATCGAGAACTTGATCAAGACGGTGCGCATGCACCACCCGAAGGCTGAACTCTCGATTATCGAGCGGGCCTACGCCGCGGCAGATCTGGCGCATCAGGGTCAGAAACGCCGTAGTGGGGAGCCCTATATCACCCACCCGGTCGCCGTCGCTCAGATCCTCGCTGATCTCGGGATCGGTCCGAAGACGGTGGCTGCGGCCCTGCTGCATGACACGGTCGAGGACACCGAGTACACGCTCGACCAGCTGCGTGCCGATTTCGGTGACGAGATCGCGATGCTCGTCGATGGCGTCACCAAACTCGACAAGGTGAAATACGGCGATAGCACGCAGGCCGAGACCGTTCGCAAGATGATCGTCGCCATGTCGAAAGACATCCGTGTGCTCATCATCAAACTCGCGGACCGGCTGCACAACGCGCGCACCTGGGGCTTCGTGCCGGCAGAGTCGGCCGCCCGCAAGGCGACAGAGACGCTCGAGATCTACGCGCCGCTCGCGCACAGACTGGGTATTCAGGCCATCAAGTGGGAGCTCGAAGATCTCTCGTTTGCGGTGCTGTACCCCAAGCTGTATGCCGAGATTGAAAGCCTAGTCAAGCAGCGCACTCCGCAGCGTGAAGAGTTTGTCCAGCAAGTCATTGACAACATCAACGATGATCTGAAGGCAGCCCGCATCCGGGGTAAGGTCGCCGGGCGTCCGAAGCAGTATTACTCGATCTACCAGAAGATGGTGGTGCGGGGCCGCGAATTCGACGAGATCTATGACCTCGTCGGCATCCGTGTCTTGGTGAACTCGGTGCGTGATTGCTATGCCGTGCTCGGCGCGATTCACGCGCGGTGGACGCCGCTGCCCGGCCGGTTCAAGGACTACATCGCGACCCCCAAATTCAACCTGTATCAGTCACTGCACACGACGGTTCTCGGTCCGAGCGGCCGGCCGGTCGAAATTCAGATTCGTACGCAAGAGATGCATCAGCGTGCAGAATTTGGCGTGGCGGCGCACTGGAAGTACAAAGAACAGGTCAACGGCAAGTCGACCGGCGTAGGTCCGCACAACGACACCGACATGGCCTGGCTGGCGCATATCTCCGACTGGCAGGCCGAGACCGCCGATCCGGGAGAGTTCCTGGACTCGCTGCGCTACGAGATCGGCGCCAAAGAGGTCTACGTCTTCACTCCCAAGGGCCGAGTCATCGGTTTGCCGGCGGGTGCGACGCCCGTCGACTTCGCCTACGCGGTGCATACCGAAGTGGGCCACCGCACCATGGGTTCGAAGGTCAACGGTCGCCTCGTGCCGCTCGAGAGTACGCTATCGACCGGCGATGTCGTCGAGGTGTTCACCTCGAAGAACCCCGACTCGGGGCCGAGTCAGGACTGGCTGAACTTCGTCAAGAGCCCGCGGGCGCGTAACAAGATCCGCCAGTGGTTCACCAAAGAACGTCGTGACGAGGCGATCGAGCAGGGCCGGGATGCCATCGCCCGTGCGATGCGTAAACAGAACCTTCCGTTGCAGAAACTGATGAACCAGGATTCCTTCGCCGAGGTTGCCGCCTTGATGAAGTACGAAGACGTCTCCGCACTGTATGCCGCGGTGGGTGAAGGCCACGTCTCGACCCAGTCGGTGCTTGAAAAGGTGCTGGCCTCGCTGCAGACCGTTGAAGAGGTGTACAGCACTGATCTTCCGGTTGCTCCCCGCGGCCGCACGCAGACGTTGCGCAGCAGCGATTCGGGAATTCTGGTGCGTGGCGCGCCCGACATCCTGGTGAAACTCGCTCGGTGTTGTACGCCGGTACCCGGCGACAAGATCGTCGGTTTCATCACGCGCGGTTCCGGCGTCTCGGTGCACCAGGCGAGCTGTCACAACGTGCAGTCGCTGCTGAAAGAGCCCGAGCGCATGATCGACGTGGAATGGGCGCCGACCTCAAAGAGCCTGTTCATGGTGCAGATTCAGATTGAGGCGCTCGACCGCTCTGGTCTGCTGTCGGATGTCACGCGGGTGCTTTCCGAGCATCACGTCAACATTCTCTCGGCGACGGTCAACACCTCAAGCGCCCGGTTGGCGCTCAGCCGCTTCATCTTCGAGATGGGGGATACCACCCACCTCGACCGCGTGTTGAACGCCGTGCGCCGTATCGACGCCGTCTACGACGTGTACCGGGTGAGTGACGGCTAA